A window of the Syntrophaceae bacterium genome harbors these coding sequences:
- the msrB gene encoding peptide-methionine (R)-S-oxide reductase MsrB yields the protein MRRFLIPLMMISIAFLLGCQQAGSSQEVKAAMPGMNENVRTATFAGGCFWCVESDFEKVPGVVRVVSGYTGGRTENPRYEDVSAGKTGHLEAVQVHYDPAKVSYRDLLDVFWRHIDPTDGGGQFVDRGGQYRSAIFYQDEEQRLQAEESKTALGRTGRFSKPIVTEILPAGRFWEAEDYHQDYYRKNPLRYRFYRNGSGRDQFLEKVWPGGEKERVSSVAPDTKGSGYSKPDDTTLRQRLTPLQYDVTQKEGTEPPFRNEYWDNKREGIYVDVVSGEPLFSSLDKYDSGTGWPSFTRPLVKENIVEREDRHLFTTRTEVRSRRGDSHLGHVFPDGPRPTGLRYCMNSAALRFIPKEDLEREGYGEYLRLFGKDR from the coding sequence ATGAGACGGTTCTTGATTCCATTAATGATGATCTCCATTGCATTCCTGCTCGGTTGTCAGCAGGCGGGGAGTTCGCAGGAGGTGAAAGCGGCCATGCCAGGTATGAACGAAAATGTCCGTACGGCGACCTTTGCCGGTGGATGCTTCTGGTGTGTTGAATCGGATTTCGAAAAGGTTCCCGGAGTTGTCCGCGTCGTTTCGGGATATACGGGGGGACGGACGGAAAACCCGCGCTACGAGGACGTATCGGCCGGGAAGACAGGCCACCTGGAGGCCGTACAGGTCCATTACGACCCGGCGAAGGTTTCCTACCGGGACCTTCTGGACGTGTTCTGGAGGCACATTGATCCCACCGACGGCGGCGGCCAGTTCGTCGACCGGGGAGGGCAGTACCGGAGCGCGATCTTCTATCAGGATGAAGAGCAGCGGCTGCAGGCGGAGGAGTCCAAGACGGCCCTCGGGCGGACGGGACGATTTTCAAAACCGATCGTGACGGAGATTCTCCCGGCCGGCCGTTTCTGGGAGGCGGAGGATTACCATCAGGATTACTACAGGAAAAATCCGCTCCGATATCGGTTTTACAGGAACGGATCGGGGCGGGACCAGTTCCTGGAAAAAGTCTGGCCGGGCGGGGAGAAAGAGCGGGTAAGCAGCGTCGCTCCGGATACGAAAGGAAGCGGCTATTCCAAGCCCGACGATACGACGCTCCGGCAGCGCCTGACTCCCCTTCAATACGACGTAACGCAGAAGGAAGGAACGGAACCGCCCTTCCGGAACGAATACTGGGACAACAAGCGGGAAGGGATTTATGTGGATGTGGTGTCCGGGGAGCCGCTGTTCAGTTCCCTCGACAAGTACGACTCGGGAACCGGCTGGCCCAGCTTTACCCGCCCGCTGGTGAAGGAGAACATCGTGGAGCGGGAGGACCGGCACCTGTTTACGACCCGGACCGAAGTCCGAAGCCGGCGCGGGGATTCCCACCTGGGGCACGTCTTCCCGGACGGCCCACGCCCGACGGGCCTGCGATACTGCATGAACTCCGCGGCCCTCCGCTTCATTCCGAAGGAGGACCTGGAGCGCGAGGGATATGGCGAGTATCTCCGGCTGTTTGGAAAAGACCGCTGA
- a CDS encoding PaaI family thioesterase translates to MTKHAGQEPPVREEDLKRYFRRDIFANYVGIELVEAFDGRAKAVLEVRDEHLNGLRMVHGGVVFTLADLAFAAAANSKGRVAVAANASVSFLKSPKGRLLTAEAWEISSSRTLAAYTVHVKDETGELLAVVQGLAYRRPEKVAEVFEKN, encoded by the coding sequence ATGACGAAACATGCCGGCCAGGAGCCGCCGGTCCGTGAGGAGGACCTGAAGCGCTATTTCCGGAGGGACATCTTCGCCAATTATGTCGGGATTGAACTGGTGGAAGCCTTTGACGGCCGGGCCAAAGCCGTTCTGGAAGTCCGGGATGAGCACCTCAACGGTCTTCGCATGGTCCATGGTGGTGTCGTGTTCACACTGGCGGACCTGGCCTTTGCCGCGGCGGCCAATTCCAAGGGGCGCGTGGCTGTTGCTGCCAATGCCTCCGTTTCCTTTCTCAAGTCTCCCAAAGGGCGGCTCCTGACCGCCGAGGCCTGGGAAATATCATCGAGCCGGACACTCGCCGCGTACACGGTCCACGTCAAGGACGAAACGGGGGAGCTCCTGGCGGTGGTCCAGGGACTGGCTTATCGACGCCCGGAAAAGGTCGCCGAGGTTTTTGAGAAGAACTGA
- a CDS encoding PhzF family phenazine biosynthesis protein translates to MQLPLYQLDAFTGRLFAGNPAAVCPLKEWPADALLQSIAMENNLSETAFFSGWDGTYRLRWFTPASEIDLCGHATLASAYVIFRYLEPTLSRAEFQTRSGILTVEKQGDLLAMDFPARPADPCSLPEALATGLGAAPLAVFRSRDYMAIMDSEETVRGLRPRMEELVKLDCTGIIATAPGRESDFVSRFFAPRVGVPEDPVTGSSHCTLIPYWSERLGKKDLHSIQVSPRGGELFCADLGDRVRIAGRAVTYLEGIIHTD, encoded by the coding sequence GTGCAACTACCCCTATACCAGCTAGACGCGTTCACCGGCCGGCTTTTCGCCGGAAATCCGGCAGCCGTATGCCCTCTGAAGGAATGGCCCGCAGATGCGCTCCTTCAGTCCATTGCCATGGAGAACAACCTCTCCGAAACGGCTTTTTTCAGCGGATGGGACGGCACGTACCGCCTGCGCTGGTTCACCCCTGCCTCGGAAATCGACCTGTGCGGCCACGCGACGCTTGCATCGGCCTACGTCATCTTCCGCTATCTCGAACCCACCCTGAGCCGCGCGGAGTTCCAGACCAGAAGCGGAATCCTCACGGTGGAAAAACAGGGAGACCTCCTGGCCATGGACTTCCCCGCCCGGCCGGCGGATCCCTGCTCCCTTCCGGAGGCTCTGGCAACCGGCCTTGGCGCTGCACCCCTGGCGGTATTCCGTTCTCGGGATTACATGGCGATCATGGACAGCGAGGAAACGGTCCGGGGACTCCGGCCCCGGATGGAAGAACTGGTCAAGCTCGACTGTACGGGAATCATCGCGACGGCGCCGGGAAGGGAGTCCGATTTCGTCTCCCGCTTCTTCGCCCCCCGGGTGGGCGTCCCGGAAGATCCGGTCACGGGATCCTCCCATTGCACCCTGATTCCCTACTGGTCGGAGCGGCTGGGGAAAAAGGATCTGCATTCCATCCAGGTTTCTCCCCGGGGCGGAGAACTCTTCTGCGCCGATCTGGGCGACCGCGTCCGGATCGCCGGCCGGGCCGTGACATACCTCGAAGGAATCATCCATACCGACTGA
- a CDS encoding flavodoxin family protein, which yields METIRVLGIHSSPVKNGNTASLTEYALQAAAADPGVATEMIALAGLAIGDCNHCNWCMRKQTPEKLCSIEDDAAEILQKIRDCDVLVLATPVYFTRLSGRMACLVDRTRCFTFGRQGHTALRDKVGVAIAVGWLRNFGVEFTLQSLHNAFLLHEMWTPAVHHAGVACGIGAVAGKLNDDGTFSDRKRAVMDDAWALSATSQIMKKAVETARMLKGGKS from the coding sequence ATGGAAACAATCAGGGTTCTCGGCATTCACTCCAGTCCCGTCAAGAACGGAAACACCGCCTCGCTGACGGAATACGCCCTCCAGGCCGCAGCGGCGGATCCGGGAGTGGCAACGGAAATGATCGCCCTGGCGGGTCTCGCCATCGGCGACTGCAATCATTGCAACTGGTGCATGCGCAAACAAACTCCGGAGAAGCTCTGCAGCATCGAGGACGATGCTGCGGAAATCCTGCAGAAGATCAGGGACTGCGATGTTCTCGTCCTGGCCACACCGGTCTATTTCACCCGCCTCTCCGGCCGGATGGCCTGTCTCGTCGACCGGACGCGGTGTTTTACCTTCGGCCGCCAGGGCCATACGGCCCTCCGGGACAAGGTCGGTGTAGCCATCGCGGTGGGCTGGCTCCGGAACTTCGGCGTCGAGTTCACCCTACAGAGCCTCCACAATGCCTTTCTTCTCCACGAAATGTGGACGCCGGCGGTCCACCATGCAGGGGTTGCCTGCGGGATCGGGGCCGTGGCAGGCAAGTTGAACGATGACGGCACCTTCTCCGACCGGAAGCGGGCCGTCATGGACGATGCGTGGGCCCTGTCGGCTACATCCCAGATCATGAAAAAGGCCGTTGAAACCGCACGGATGCTGAAGGGCGGAAAGTCATGA
- a CDS encoding type 1 glutamine amidotransferase, with protein sequence MKIHYLQHVPFEGPAAIRRWAESRGHLLTATRFFEDGSLPRMKNFDRLVIMGGPMNIYEEDRYSWLAREKCFIGEAVAAGKTVIGICLGAQLIAGVLGAKVQRNPHKEIGWFPVEWTEPARQSAVYEFLPERLDAFHWHGDTFDIPAGALHLARSEACENQAFLYDGRVLGLQFHLESTPESVHLLTENCRDEIVPAPYIQNEGEILSPNADRFRGINEAMFGILDRLPG encoded by the coding sequence ATGAAAATCCACTACCTCCAGCATGTGCCCTTTGAAGGACCCGCCGCAATCCGACGGTGGGCAGAATCCCGCGGTCATCTGCTCACGGCGACTCGTTTTTTCGAGGACGGCAGCCTCCCCCGGATGAAAAACTTCGACCGGCTGGTGATCATGGGCGGCCCCATGAACATCTACGAAGAGGATCGTTACTCCTGGCTGGCCCGGGAGAAGTGCTTCATCGGCGAGGCCGTCGCCGCCGGGAAGACCGTCATCGGCATCTGCCTAGGCGCACAGCTGATCGCCGGCGTCCTCGGCGCAAAGGTTCAGCGCAATCCGCACAAGGAAATCGGCTGGTTTCCCGTCGAGTGGACGGAGCCGGCCCGGCAGTCCGCCGTCTACGAATTTCTACCGGAGCGGCTCGACGCCTTTCACTGGCACGGCGACACCTTCGATATCCCCGCGGGAGCCCTTCATCTGGCTCGCAGCGAGGCCTGCGAGAACCAAGCCTTCCTCTATGACGGCCGCGTCCTCGGGCTCCAGTTTCACCTGGAATCGACGCCGGAGAGCGTTCATCTCCTGACGGAGAACTGCCGTGATGAAATCGTTCCGGCCCCCTATATCCAGAATGAAGGGGAGATTCTGTCGCCGAACGCGGATCGATTCCGCGGGATCAACGAGGCGATGTTCGGAATCCTCGACCGTCTGCCGGGCTGA
- a CDS encoding DEAD/DEAH box helicase translates to MHFEEFQLEPHIFAGIRKAGYTTPTPIQEKAIPVVLEGRDLMGLAQTGTGKSAAFVLPILQRLARGPAKRIRALILAPTRELAEQIHQTIADLGRYTPIRSVAVYGGVSKGGQVAAIKRGVAIVVACPGRLLDHLGDGSIDLSRVETLVLDEADRMCDMGFLPDIRRIIQKLPAKRQTLFFSATMPKDIRSLADSILSNPATIQIGATAPVETVSHALYPAADGLKTKLLTTVLKETATGRVLVFTRTKHRARSLAAHLEKSSFRVSALQGNMTQNKRQSAINGFRNGTFDILVATDIAARGIDVSDISHVINFDMPDTVDAYTHRIGRTGRANHTGEAFTFVSRGDEEMVREIERVLGARIERRRLPDFDYSRSVEEGPARQTDERRRSSHSASPRPNAGSRKEPTRRTLPATGFMGSQQQGGGESRSDASSRHRPSRPLRFSTNGKR, encoded by the coding sequence GTGCATTTTGAAGAGTTTCAACTCGAGCCCCACATCTTTGCCGGCATTCGGAAGGCCGGCTACACCACCCCCACCCCCATTCAGGAAAAAGCCATCCCGGTCGTCCTTGAAGGACGCGACTTGATGGGCCTTGCCCAGACCGGCACGGGAAAATCGGCGGCCTTTGTGCTGCCCATTCTGCAGCGCCTGGCCAGGGGTCCCGCGAAGCGCATCCGCGCCCTGATCCTCGCTCCCACTCGTGAACTGGCGGAACAGATCCACCAGACGATTGCGGACCTGGGCCGTTACACCCCTATTCGCAGCGTCGCCGTTTACGGAGGCGTGAGCAAGGGAGGACAGGTCGCGGCCATCAAGCGAGGCGTGGCGATTGTCGTCGCCTGCCCCGGTCGCCTGCTGGACCACCTGGGAGACGGAAGCATCGATCTGTCCCGGGTCGAAACGCTTGTCCTGGACGAGGCGGATCGCATGTGCGACATGGGCTTCCTGCCGGACATCCGCCGGATCATTCAGAAACTGCCGGCCAAGCGCCAGACCCTGTTTTTCTCCGCCACCATGCCGAAGGACATCCGCTCCCTGGCGGACAGCATCCTGAGCAACCCCGCCACGATCCAGATCGGCGCCACCGCACCCGTCGAGACGGTCTCCCATGCCCTTTACCCGGCGGCGGACGGCCTCAAGACGAAGCTGCTCACAACCGTACTCAAGGAAACGGCGACGGGCCGCGTCCTGGTCTTTACCCGGACGAAGCACCGGGCCCGCAGCCTGGCAGCGCACCTGGAGAAAAGCTCGTTCCGCGTCTCGGCCCTGCAGGGGAACATGACGCAGAACAAGCGCCAGAGCGCCATCAACGGCTTTCGGAACGGGACGTTCGACATCCTCGTCGCGACGGACATCGCCGCCCGCGGCATCGACGTGTCGGACATTTCCCACGTCATCAACTTCGACATGCCCGACACCGTCGACGCCTACACGCACCGGATCGGCCGCACCGGCCGTGCCAACCACACGGGCGAGGCCTTCACCTTCGTCTCCAGGGGAGATGAGGAGATGGTGCGTGAGATCGAGCGGGTCCTCGGCGCCCGGATCGAGAGACGTCGGCTGCCCGACTTCGATTACAGCAGAAGCGTCGAGGAGGGTCCTGCCCGGCAGACCGACGAGAGACGGCGAAGTTCGCACTCTGCGTCCCCCCGTCCCAACGCCGGGAGCCGCAAGGAACCAACACGCCGGACCCTGCCGGCAACCGGCTTCATGGGCTCGCAGCAGCAAGGTGGTGGCGAGTCGCGCTCCGATGCCTCCAGCCGCCACCGTCCCTCGCGGCCCTTACGGTTCTCAACCAACGGCAAGCGCTGA
- a CDS encoding cupin domain-containing protein encodes MPFFEIAELAVKPMLPGFTARMIHAGAMTISYWEVKAGSSLPDHSHPHEQITTILEGTFKMTVGGETKILQAGHVAVIPPHVPHSATSQTDCRVIDVFSPVREDYK; translated from the coding sequence ATGCCTTTTTTCGAGATTGCGGAACTGGCGGTAAAACCGATGCTGCCGGGATTCACGGCCCGGATGATCCATGCCGGGGCCATGACGATTTCCTACTGGGAGGTCAAGGCCGGCTCGTCCCTTCCGGATCATTCCCATCCGCACGAGCAGATCACGACGATCCTGGAGGGTACCTTCAAGATGACTGTCGGCGGCGAGACGAAGATCCTGCAGGCGGGCCACGTGGCCGTCATCCCGCCGCACGTTCCCCATTCCGCCACCTCGCAGACGGACTGCCGGGTTATCGACGTCTTTTCCCCCGTTCGGGAAGACTATAAATAG
- a CDS encoding YjbQ family protein, which translates to MKIHRDELSFTTSAETDVIDISRETTGILRDSGIREGLVVLFVPGSTAALTTIEYERGVVRDLAEAVERIAPRGIPYRHDARWGDGNGYSHVRAALLGPSLTIPVAAGQLILGTWQQIVLLDFDNRPRQRRVVFQVSGV; encoded by the coding sequence ATGAAGATCCATCGGGATGAGTTGAGTTTTACCACATCGGCTGAGACCGACGTAATCGATATCAGCCGGGAGACGACCGGTATCCTCAGGGATTCCGGCATTCGGGAAGGCCTGGTTGTCCTGTTTGTCCCGGGATCCACTGCCGCCCTGACCACGATCGAATATGAACGCGGAGTGGTCCGGGACCTGGCGGAGGCCGTCGAGCGGATCGCTCCACGGGGCATCCCCTACCGCCACGATGCGCGCTGGGGGGACGGGAACGGCTATTCCCACGTCCGGGCGGCCCTGCTGGGACCGTCCCTCACCATTCCGGTTGCCGCGGGTCAGCTCATCCTCGGGACGTGGCAGCAGATCGTTCTGTTGGATTTCGACAACCGTCCTCGACAGCGCAGGGTGGTCTTCCAGGTGTCCGGGGTGTGA
- a CDS encoding 4Fe-4S binding protein: protein MNKETKTYRKGEIPGIIAINTRECKGCDACKRFCPTGAITGMFGATHRVDADLCISCGQCLVNCPFGAPYETVDPVEQVAAKLADKRTTVVGIIAPAVRVAIGEPFGMPVGSLVTGKMYSAMKKAGFVILDNNFAADLTIMEEGTEFIQRARHALFGEKAEHGGEIGPLPQFTSCCPAWVRFVETNYPALIPNLSSAKSPQQMAGAVAKTYGAAQVFKAAPESVYTVGIMPCTAKKFEASRPEFQSAWHFMKEKGGAASSAPYPDIDAVLTTRDLARLLKKMKINLAAENDAEGGTLFAEYTGAGTIFGNTGGVMEAALRTAYVVLTGTPLARLEFEAVRGLKGVKSADVTLRDQKYGKDVTVKVAVVHDIRANIRPIVEEVMAGRSPYHFIEVMNCPGGCINGGGQPICDTGSSWIGRVLPSFAWS from the coding sequence TTGAATAAAGAGACAAAAACCTATCGGAAAGGGGAGATTCCCGGAATCATCGCCATCAATACCCGGGAATGCAAGGGATGCGACGCCTGCAAGCGCTTCTGTCCCACGGGAGCCATCACCGGCATGTTCGGCGCAACACACCGGGTCGATGCGGACCTCTGCATCAGCTGCGGCCAGTGCCTGGTCAACTGCCCGTTCGGGGCACCGTATGAAACGGTGGATCCGGTGGAACAGGTGGCGGCGAAACTGGCGGACAAGCGCACGACCGTCGTGGGAATCATCGCCCCGGCGGTTCGCGTGGCCATCGGCGAGCCCTTCGGCATGCCCGTCGGCAGCCTCGTAACGGGCAAGATGTACAGCGCCATGAAGAAGGCCGGGTTCGTGATCCTGGACAACAATTTCGCCGCGGACCTGACGATCATGGAGGAAGGGACGGAATTCATCCAGAGGGCGCGTCACGCCCTCTTCGGGGAAAAGGCGGAACACGGAGGGGAAATCGGTCCGCTGCCGCAATTCACCTCCTGCTGTCCCGCCTGGGTCCGGTTCGTGGAAACGAACTACCCCGCCCTGATTCCGAATCTGTCTTCGGCGAAGTCCCCCCAACAGATGGCCGGCGCCGTGGCGAAGACCTACGGGGCGGCACAGGTCTTCAAGGCAGCCCCGGAGTCCGTCTATACCGTGGGCATCATGCCCTGCACCGCCAAAAAGTTCGAGGCCTCGCGCCCGGAGTTCCAGTCGGCCTGGCATTTCATGAAAGAGAAGGGCGGCGCAGCTTCGTCCGCACCCTATCCGGACATCGACGCGGTCCTGACCACACGGGACCTGGCGCGGCTTCTGAAGAAAATGAAGATCAACCTGGCCGCCGAAAACGACGCCGAGGGAGGCACGCTCTTCGCGGAATACACCGGTGCCGGGACTATCTTCGGCAACACGGGAGGCGTCATGGAAGCAGCCCTCCGAACGGCTTACGTCGTTCTGACGGGAACCCCCCTCGCCAGGCTCGAATTCGAGGCTGTGCGCGGCCTGAAGGGAGTCAAGAGCGCCGACGTCACCCTGCGGGACCAGAAATACGGCAAGGACGTGACGGTGAAGGTGGCCGTCGTACACGACATCCGGGCGAACATCCGTCCCATCGTGGAGGAGGTCATGGCCGGCCGGTCCCCCTATCATTTCATCGAGGTCATGAACTGCCCCGGAGGATGCATCAACGGAGGCGGGCAGCCCATCTGCGACACAGGCTCATCATGGATCGGCCGCGTCCTGCCTTCGTTTGCCTGGTCCTGA
- a CDS encoding iron hydrogenase: MSKNDPSHEFMESPFSLSRREFIAIGGVIIALLALPAVWVRSALINRNHHIQARTKGLYRDDATAKIRLSHENQAVMRLYRDFAGKPLSPVSEELLHTKYINRMKALS, from the coding sequence ATGAGCAAGAACGATCCGTCCCATGAATTCATGGAAAGCCCCTTCTCGTTGTCCAGAAGGGAATTCATCGCCATCGGCGGCGTGATCATCGCCCTCCTGGCCCTGCCGGCCGTCTGGGTCCGCTCCGCCCTGATCAACCGCAATCATCACATCCAGGCCAGGACCAAGGGGCTCTACCGGGACGACGCCACGGCGAAGATCCGTCTGAGTCATGAGAACCAGGCCGTCATGAGGCTGTACAGGGATTTCGCCGGAAAGCCCCTGAGCCCGGTGTCCGAGGAACTTCTGCACACGAAGTACATCAATCGAATGAAGGCACTTTCATGA
- a CDS encoding formate dehydrogenase, giving the protein MTESSFILKHPLRVRVFHYILAASFLTLAVTGIMLYFKLLAEPAMNTAMQVHVVAGVVMTLDALAFFFLAFDRVVLFTKRTFTFSGNDIKWFAILGGYPQKILLHKKVDVPPMGKYNAGQKLFGICVLVGGTLLILSGWVLWALPHAVPHGTASMIGSIHLYASWVLILFLFVHLFLGIYMWDDFKAMFVDGRIPYEDAAEKAPLWVKNELQRLS; this is encoded by the coding sequence ATGACTGAATCATCCTTCATCCTGAAACATCCGCTCAGGGTCCGTGTTTTTCATTATATTCTCGCCGCAAGCTTTCTGACGCTGGCGGTGACGGGGATCATGCTCTACTTCAAACTCCTGGCCGAGCCGGCCATGAATACGGCCATGCAGGTCCATGTCGTGGCCGGGGTCGTAATGACCCTGGACGCCCTGGCCTTCTTTTTCCTGGCCTTCGACCGGGTCGTTCTGTTCACGAAACGGACGTTCACGTTCTCCGGAAACGATATCAAATGGTTCGCCATCCTCGGGGGATATCCCCAGAAGATCCTTCTGCACAAGAAGGTGGACGTTCCCCCCATGGGAAAATACAACGCCGGCCAGAAACTGTTCGGCATCTGCGTCCTCGTTGGCGGAACGCTCCTCATCCTGTCGGGATGGGTGCTCTGGGCTCTGCCCCACGCCGTGCCCCACGGCACGGCGTCCATGATCGGCTCGATCCATCTGTACGCGAGTTGGGTCCTGATCCTTTTCCTGTTCGTCCATCTCTTCCTCGGCATCTACATGTGGGACGACTTCAAGGCCATGTTCGTTGACGGCCGGATTCCCTACGAGGATGCGGCGGAGAAAGCCCCCTTGTGGGTGAAAAACGAACTTCAGCGGCTGAGCTGA
- a CDS encoding response regulator, giving the protein MNRCLIVDDQEQNLYMLEVLLKGNGCEVESAVNGLEALEKARRSPPDIIVSDILMPVMDGFTLCREWRRDERLKKIPFIFYTATYTDPKDEAFALNLGADRFLVKPLDPETLVREIASFLLKRESDSKAPADEKDMKLPESDYLKEYNEVLIRKLEAKMLHLEQANRSLEGEIRERRLVEGNLRVSEARYRDMFTNAVEGIYRSTREGRFLVVNPSFARMYGYETPQEMIDGIFSVDRQVYCLAEDRDRINAELEEKGSIRDMEVRHRRKDGSPFWVSLTSRVIRDGEGEILFYEGRVVDITDRKQAEEKIREGMDRLQQALRGVIQVLVRVVEQRDPYTAGHQMRVADLAGAIAGELSLDEEETEGIRMAGMVHDVGKMSIPAEILSKSAGLNNMEMMLIREHPETAVRILREIQFPWEIARTVLEHHERMDGSGYPQGLKEGQILLSSRILAVADTVESMASHRPYRPALGVDAALAEIGEYRGIRFDADVVDACIRLFREKGYQLKEPS; this is encoded by the coding sequence ATGAACCGGTGCCTGATTGTGGACGACCAGGAGCAGAATCTCTATATGCTCGAAGTGCTTCTGAAAGGGAACGGATGCGAGGTGGAGAGCGCGGTGAACGGCCTGGAGGCCCTGGAGAAGGCTAGGCGCAGTCCTCCCGACATCATCGTCTCGGACATCCTGATGCCCGTCATGGACGGTTTTACCCTGTGCCGGGAATGGAGACGGGATGAGCGGCTGAAGAAGATCCCCTTCATTTTCTATACCGCCACCTATACGGACCCGAAGGACGAAGCCTTTGCGCTGAACCTCGGGGCGGATCGCTTCCTGGTGAAACCATTGGATCCGGAAACGCTGGTTCGGGAGATCGCATCCTTTCTTCTGAAACGGGAAAGCGATTCCAAAGCCCCTGCGGACGAGAAGGACATGAAACTCCCGGAATCGGATTACCTGAAGGAATACAATGAGGTGCTGATCCGGAAGCTGGAAGCGAAGATGCTTCATCTCGAACAGGCGAATCGCTCGCTGGAGGGGGAAATCCGGGAGCGCAGGCTGGTAGAGGGGAACCTGAGGGTCAGCGAAGCCCGGTACCGGGACATGTTCACCAATGCGGTGGAAGGGATCTACCGGAGTACGCGGGAGGGTCGATTCCTCGTCGTCAATCCGTCGTTTGCCCGGATGTACGGCTACGAAACGCCGCAGGAAATGATTGACGGCATTTTCTCCGTCGACCGGCAGGTCTACTGTCTGGCGGAAGACCGGGATCGGATCAACGCCGAACTGGAGGAGAAGGGGTCGATCCGGGACATGGAGGTCCGGCACCGGCGAAAAGACGGAAGCCCGTTCTGGGTATCGCTGACATCCCGAGTCATCCGGGATGGGGAGGGAGAGATCCTGTTCTACGAAGGACGGGTCGTCGACATCACGGATCGGAAGCAAGCGGAGGAAAAGATCCGCGAGGGGATGGACAGGCTTCAGCAGGCGCTGCGGGGAGTGATTCAGGTTCTGGTGAGGGTTGTGGAACAGAGGGATCCTTATACGGCGGGGCACCAGATGAGGGTGGCCGATCTCGCGGGTGCGATTGCCGGTGAATTGAGCCTGGACGAAGAAGAGACGGAAGGAATCCGCATGGCCGGGATGGTTCACGATGTCGGGAAAATGTCGATTCCGGCCGAGATTCTCAGTAAATCCGCGGGATTGAACAACATGGAAATGATGCTGATTCGCGAACACCCGGAAACCGCTGTTCGGATTTTGCGGGAGATCCAGTTTCCCTGGGAAATCGCCCGGACCGTCCTGGAGCACCACGAGCGAATGGACGGATCCGGTTATCCGCAGGGCCTGAAAGAAGGGCAGATCCTGCTTTCATCGAGAATCCTGGCCGTCGCGGATACCGTGGAATCGATGGCGTCTCACCGGCCCTACCGCCCGGCTCTCGGCGTCGACGCGGCCCTCGCGGAGATTGGAGAATACAGGGGAATACGGTTCGATGCGGATGTGGTCGACGCCTGTATCCGGCTGTTTCGGGAAAAGGGCTATCAGTTGAAGGAGCCGTCTTGA
- a CDS encoding response regulator codes for MKPRILIIEDNEQNLYLLTFILNRNGQEVLQARDGRQGIELALQENPDLILLDIQLPEMDGYAVAREFKTNPVLKGIPIVAVTSYAMVGDREKAIAAGCSGYIEKPINPDTFMDQIAGFLPGMPQGKRVDS; via the coding sequence ATGAAACCAAGGATTCTTATCATTGAGGACAATGAGCAGAACCTGTATTTGTTAACATTCATTCTGAACCGGAACGGGCAGGAGGTTCTGCAGGCCCGGGACGGGCGGCAGGGAATCGAACTGGCGCTCCAGGAGAATCCCGACCTGATTCTCCTCGATATCCAGCTTCCGGAGATGGACGGTTACGCCGTGGCGCGGGAATTCAAAACCAATCCGGTCCTCAAGGGAATCCCCATCGTGGCCGTCACGTCCTACGCCATGGTAGGCGACCGGGAGAAGGCGATCGCCGCCGGTTGTTCGGGATACATTGAAAAACCGATCAATCCCGACACGTTCATGGACCAGATCGCCGGTTTTCTGCCCGGGATGCCGCAGGGAAAGAGAGTGGATTCATGA